The proteins below come from a single Cyanobacterium stanieri LEGE 03274 genomic window:
- the rimK gene encoding 30S ribosomal protein S6--L-glutamate ligase, whose product MKIAILSQDSSLYSTRRLKEAGEKRGHQVRVVNFLRCYMNITSHNPSVVYGGKPLENFDAIIPRIGASKTFYGLSVVRQFEVMGVFSANESQAISRSRDKLRCVQILAREGIGLPVTGFAHDTEDIDGLIETVGGAPLVIKLLEGTQGIGVVLAETDQAARSVIQAFRGLNANILVQEFIKEAKGADIRCFVVGNKVVAAMKRQGPEGDFRSNLHRGGKAEKIKLTPEERSTAIRSAKAMGLRVAGVDLLRSNHGPVVMEVNSSPGLEGIEKATGVDVADKIIDFIERNVDIKTRDRIQV is encoded by the coding sequence ATGAAAATTGCGATCCTATCCCAAGATAGTAGCCTTTATTCCACAAGAAGATTGAAGGAGGCAGGAGAAAAAAGAGGGCATCAGGTGAGGGTAGTTAATTTCCTTCGCTGTTATATGAATATTACGTCTCATAATCCTTCGGTGGTTTATGGGGGAAAACCTTTGGAAAATTTTGATGCCATTATTCCTCGTATTGGGGCTTCTAAAACTTTTTATGGTTTGTCGGTGGTGAGGCAATTTGAGGTTATGGGGGTATTTAGTGCCAATGAATCTCAGGCCATTTCTCGCTCTCGGGATAAGTTGCGCTGTGTACAGATTTTGGCTAGGGAGGGCATTGGTTTGCCTGTGACGGGTTTTGCCCATGATACGGAGGATATTGATGGGTTGATTGAGACGGTGGGGGGTGCGCCGTTGGTGATTAAGTTGTTGGAAGGCACTCAGGGTATAGGGGTAGTTTTGGCGGAAACGGATCAGGCTGCAAGGTCGGTAATTCAGGCTTTTCGTGGTTTGAATGCTAATATTTTGGTGCAGGAGTTTATTAAGGAGGCTAAGGGCGCTGATATTCGCTGTTTTGTGGTGGGTAATAAGGTGGTGGCGGCCATGAAAAGACAAGGGCCTGAGGGGGATTTTCGTTCAAATTTACATCGGGGGGGTAAGGCGGAAAAAATTAAGCTGACTCCTGAGGAAAGAAGCACGGCTATTCGTTCGGCTAAAGCCATGGGTTTACGGGTTGCAGGGGTGGATTTGTTGCGCTCTAACCATGGCCCTGTGGTGATGGAGGTTAATTCTTCCCCTGGTTTGGAGGGCATCGAGAAGGCGACGGGGGTTGATGTGGCGGATAAAATTATTGATTTTATTGAGAGGAATGTGGATATAAAAACGCGCGATCGCATCCAGGTTTAG
- the pruA gene encoding L-glutamate gamma-semialdehyde dehydrogenase has protein sequence MVAINNTISSYEEATQTIARDLIQGTRQKGNIFSKLKEQVQFDDKLMGWTMSNPGLRVQLFRFIDALPALQSKSEIARHFQQYLTTEEVELPDALKGIVNFSDPNSPPAQIASATITKAVETLAYKYISGETIKEVIKAVERMRKEKMGFTIDLLGEAVITETEAQSYLQNYLDLITQLSNQAQKWSTIPEIDSADGEDLPKVQVSVKLTAFYSQFDAVDPEGSKMMVCDRTRTLLRHAKEKGAAVHFDMEQYAYKDLTISILQELLMEEEFRSRTDIGVTIQGYLRDSEADLKNWIEWAKKRGNPITIRLVKGAYWDQETIKSRQNHWQQPVFNDKPATDVNYENLVRLLLENHQYLYGAIASHNVRTQASAIAIAETLQIPKRRFECQILYGMGENLAKAIVKRGHRVRVYAPYGKLLPGMAYLIRRLLENTANSSFLRQNSEEKPIEELIAPPAHHLKEEDNQVSRIKGDLGGSNLNKGGFNPAPDTDYGRESNLVKARQALTIVNNQLGKTYLPLINGEYVETDEYIHSVNPSTPSQIVGKIGLISLSQADQAMETAKEAFKTWSKTSATQRAEILRRAADIMEQKRHELTAWMCFEVGKILKEGDPEVSEAIDFCRYYASEMERLEQGYNYDVAGENDRYFYQPKGIALIISPWNFPFAIATGMTVAALVAGNCALLKPAATSTVIGAKIAEILTEAGIPKGVFQYIPGKGSVVGDYLVKHPDIHLIAFTGSREVGCKIYADAAILQPKQKHLKKVIAEMGGKNAIIIDESADLDQGVAGVVQSAFGFSGQKCSACSRVIVLNTVYDAFVERLTEAVKSLNVGDAKNPSTKIGPVIDASAQARILQYIEKGKEQGTLAIQVEAPEQGYFVPPTVFTDVTEDAVIAQEEIFGPVLAVIKANSFDHALAIANGTDYALTGGLYSRTPAHIDRAYKEFEVGNLYINRGITGAIVARQPFGGFKLSGVGSKAGGPDYLLQFLEPRVVTENIQRQGFAPIEGADN, from the coding sequence ATGGTAGCTATTAATAATACAATTTCATCCTACGAAGAAGCTACACAGACGATCGCACGGGATTTAATTCAAGGAACGAGACAAAAAGGAAATATTTTTAGTAAGTTAAAAGAGCAGGTACAATTTGACGATAAATTGATGGGATGGACCATGAGTAACCCCGGTTTAAGGGTTCAACTATTTCGCTTCATTGATGCGTTACCTGCATTACAAAGTAAGTCAGAAATTGCCCGTCATTTTCAACAGTATTTAACCACCGAGGAAGTAGAATTACCAGACGCCCTTAAGGGTATTGTTAATTTTAGTGATCCTAATTCACCCCCTGCCCAAATTGCTTCGGCAACCATTACTAAGGCGGTGGAAACCCTTGCTTATAAATACATTTCCGGGGAAACCATCAAGGAAGTAATTAAGGCAGTGGAAAGAATGCGCAAGGAGAAAATGGGCTTTACCATCGACTTATTAGGGGAGGCGGTAATCACTGAAACCGAGGCACAGTCTTATTTACAAAACTACCTTGATTTAATTACCCAGTTAAGTAACCAAGCCCAAAAATGGTCAACTATTCCTGAAATTGACAGCGCGGACGGGGAAGATTTGCCCAAGGTACAGGTTTCAGTGAAATTGACGGCTTTTTATTCCCAGTTTGATGCGGTTGATCCAGAAGGTAGTAAGATGATGGTGTGCGATCGCACCCGTACCCTTCTTAGACACGCCAAGGAAAAAGGGGCAGCGGTACACTTTGATATGGAACAATATGCCTATAAGGATTTGACCATATCTATCTTACAGGAATTATTGATGGAAGAGGAATTTCGCTCCCGTACTGATATTGGGGTAACAATTCAGGGTTATTTGCGGGATTCGGAAGCAGATTTAAAAAACTGGATTGAGTGGGCAAAAAAACGAGGTAATCCCATTACCATCAGGTTAGTAAAAGGGGCATACTGGGATCAAGAAACCATCAAATCCCGTCAAAATCATTGGCAACAGCCAGTATTTAACGATAAACCCGCAACGGATGTTAATTATGAAAACTTAGTTCGTCTTCTGCTCGAAAATCATCAATATTTGTATGGTGCGATCGCCTCTCACAATGTTAGAACCCAAGCAAGTGCGATCGCCATTGCCGAAACCCTACAAATTCCCAAACGTAGATTTGAATGCCAGATACTTTACGGCATGGGGGAAAACCTCGCCAAAGCTATCGTTAAAAGAGGACATCGAGTGAGGGTATATGCGCCCTACGGTAAACTTTTACCCGGTATGGCATACCTTATCCGCCGTTTACTCGAAAATACCGCCAATAGCTCCTTTTTACGGCAAAATTCCGAAGAAAAACCCATCGAGGAATTAATCGCCCCCCCCGCCCATCATCTTAAGGAAGAAGATAACCAAGTCTCCCGTATTAAGGGGGATTTAGGGGGATCAAATCTTAATAAGGGGGGCTTTAACCCTGCCCCCGACACCGACTACGGTAGAGAAAGCAACCTCGTAAAAGCACGACAAGCCCTCACCATCGTTAACAACCAACTCGGTAAAACCTACCTACCCCTGATAAACGGCGAATATGTGGAAACCGACGAATATATCCATTCCGTCAACCCCTCCACCCCCTCCCAAATTGTCGGTAAAATCGGCTTAATTTCTCTTTCTCAGGCAGATCAAGCCATGGAAACGGCAAAAGAAGCCTTCAAAACTTGGAGCAAAACCAGTGCCACCCAAAGGGCGGAAATTCTACGTCGGGCTGCGGACATTATGGAACAAAAACGCCATGAATTAACCGCTTGGATGTGTTTTGAAGTGGGTAAAATCCTCAAAGAAGGTGATCCTGAAGTGTCAGAGGCGATCGATTTTTGTCGCTACTATGCCTCAGAAATGGAACGCTTAGAGCAGGGTTATAACTATGACGTAGCAGGGGAAAATGATCGTTATTTTTATCAACCCAAAGGCATCGCCCTGATTATTTCTCCTTGGAATTTCCCCTTTGCCATTGCCACAGGAATGACGGTGGCGGCTTTGGTGGCGGGTAATTGTGCCTTACTCAAACCTGCTGCTACCAGTACGGTAATTGGGGCAAAAATTGCCGAAATTTTGACCGAAGCGGGGATTCCTAAAGGGGTGTTTCAATACATCCCGGGTAAAGGTTCGGTGGTGGGAGATTACTTGGTCAAACATCCTGACATACATCTAATCGCCTTCACGGGTTCGAGGGAAGTGGGTTGTAAGATATATGCCGATGCCGCCATATTACAACCGAAACAAAAACACCTCAAAAAAGTGATTGCCGAGATGGGGGGTAAAAATGCCATTATCATCGATGAAAGTGCGGATTTAGATCAAGGGGTGGCGGGAGTTGTCCAGTCGGCTTTTGGTTTTAGTGGGCAAAAGTGTTCGGCTTGTAGTCGAGTGATTGTCTTAAATACTGTCTATGATGCTTTTGTGGAGCGTTTAACCGAAGCGGTGAAATCTTTGAATGTGGGGGATGCGAAAAACCCTAGCACGAAGATAGGGCCTGTCATTGATGCCTCTGCCCAAGCTCGTATTTTGCAATATATTGAGAAGGGAAAAGAGCAAGGCACTTTGGCGATACAGGTAGAAGCACCTGAGCAGGGTTATTTTGTCCCTCCCACTGTTTTCACTGATGTTACAGAAGATGCGGTAATTGCTCAGGAGGAAATTTTTGGGCCTGTGTTGGCGGTAATTAAAGCAAATAGCTTTGATCATGCCCTAGCCATTGCCAATGGTACAGATTACGCTCTGACGGGGGGTTTATATTCCCGTACTCCGGCTCACATTGACAGGGCTTACAAAGAGTTTGAGGTGGGTAATCTTTATATTAACAGGGGCATCACAGGGGCGATCGTTGCCCGTCAACCCTTCGGCGGTTTTAAACTCTCGGGGGTAGGCTCAAAGGCAGGAGGGCCAGATTATCTACTGCAATTTTTAGAACCTCGGGTAGTTACTGAAAATATCCAAAGACAAGGTTTCGCACCCATCGAGGGCGCTGATAATTAA
- a CDS encoding type II toxin-antitoxin system RelE/ParE family toxin, which yields MAYRVVWSLKAVEDVEAIAAYIARDSPSYAAAVVQRIISITQKLPENGTEGRLIPEFEESTIIEQFAYSYRLIYRLQDETYTVVAVIHGKKLLYLTD from the coding sequence ATGGCTTATCGAGTAGTTTGGTCTTTAAAAGCTGTAGAGGATGTAGAGGCGATCGCAGCTTACATAGCAAGGGATTCACCGTCTTATGCGGCGGCTGTGGTTCAAAGAATTATCTCTATCACCCAAAAACTTCCTGAAAATGGTACAGAGGGCAGATTAATCCCTGAATTTGAAGAATCAACCATTATTGAGCAATTTGCTTATAGTTATCGTCTTATATATCGCTTACAGGACGAAACATATACGGTGGTTGCTGTTATCCACGGCAAAAAACTTCTCTATCTCACTGACTAA